The Synechococcus sp. CC9605 sequence ATCAGAAGCCCCGTCTTCAGAAACGTAGGTGATCTTGTAGGACTTGTCGTCGATCTTGACGCCACCCGCATCATTGATCTCCTTGATCGCCATCTCCTCAACCTCTTTGAGGGTGGTTTCAGAGATCGCCATGGTTCCACTCAGGGAGTGGAGAATGCCCACCTTGATTTCGCCGTCGAAATCGCCGCCGGCAGAGTCACCGCCGCCACCGCAAGCAGTCATGGTGACGCCAACAGCCGTTGCAGCGAAGCCAGCAAGGACTCGCTTTGAAAGTGAACTAGTCATTTCCCGAAAGACAAGCGAAGAGATAAGAACCGCCGAGGGGCGTTTTTAAAAGGTATGGAGGGCGAGAACTGCAGAAATGTATTCAATCGCACCTTTTGTTGATTCCAAGTTTTTTGACTACGAATTTGGTAGTTGTTGCGACAAGAACGCCAACACCTGCTCCAGCCCTTCACCGCTGTGAAGGTTGGTGAAACACCACGGTCGGTCGCCACGCATCCGCCGGGTGTCCTGTTCCATCAGCGCAAGGTCAGCACCGACCTGTGGAGCAAGATCAATCTTGTTGATCACCAGCAGATCAGAGCGGGTGATGCCAGGCCCTCCCTTGCGGGGGATCTTGTCGCCAGCCGCCACATCAATCACGTAGATGCAGAGATCCACCAGTTCCGGGCTGAAGCTCGCCGCCAGGTTGTCGCCACCGCTTTCAACCAAAACAAGATCAAGTTCAGGGAATTGCGCCTCCAGCTCCGCCACGGCGGCTCTGTTGATCGAGCAGTCTTCGCGGATCGCCGTGTGAGGGCAACCACCGGTCTCTACGCCACGAATCCGCTCTGGATCCAGGGCACCAGCACGGGTGAGAAACTGGGCATCCTCCTGGGTGTAGATGTCGTTGGTAACTACCGCAAGCTGGAGGTCGTCGCGCAAGCGGCGACAGAGCGCCTCCACCAATGCGGTTTTGCCGGATCCCACAGGACCCGCCACCCCAAGGCGCAGTTTGCTGCTCATCAGCTTCGAAACAGACGTGAATACAGCTCAGCATGGGCAAGCTGAGCCATGCCCGCACTCACACCACTGCTCCAGAGCTGCTGCGGATCGGCCACCTGAAGCAGCTGCGCTTGGGAAGCAATCAGCGGCAGCAGCCGCTGTTGCAGCACCTGCGCGCGGGAGGGACCCAACGGCAGCAGCCGCACCGAGGCACTGAGCTGATTGGCAACCCAGCCGTAGAGGTAGCCCTCCAGCATTTCTCCCGACGGAACCGACAAGCCAAGAGCAGCCCAGGCCCAGGCCGCTGGCCAGCTCAAGGCCACAGGTTCAGGAAGGTCCTGACCCATGTCCGACATCAACTGCAGCAACGACATCCCCATCTGACGCTGCTGGGCTCGCAGCTCCGCAGCCTCGCGGGTGGCCAACAGCCAACCATCCAGATCGATCAGACGCGCCTTGGCCGCCGCATCGGCCTGAGTGGTCCACCCCACCAAAGCCTCCGCCAGAGGCCTTAACGCAGCAGCTTCCAACCGCACCGCGCCCCGTTGCAGTTCAGCCTCCAACCAAGCCTGGATGGCCTGCTCATTGGCGATGGAACCCGCTTGAATCAACACCTCCAGGCCCTCTGAATAACTGAAGGCACCCACGGGCAGGGCCGGGCTGACCAGTTGCAGCAACGCAAGGGACGTCATCCGTGCTGATGACCTCCGTAGGCACCCCCTTCAGGGGCAAATGGCTGCTGACAGCGGCTGACCGTCAATCCACGGCTTTCCAGCATCGTGGCGAGAACGGAATCCTCCGGCAGCAACAGCTCATGTTCATGCAGCTCCA is a genomic window containing:
- a CDS encoding urease accessory protein UreF, with protein sequence MTSLALLQLVSPALPVGAFSYSEGLEVLIQAGSIANEQAIQAWLEAELQRGAVRLEAAALRPLAEALVGWTTQADAAAKARLIDLDGWLLATREAAELRAQQRQMGMSLLQLMSDMGQDLPEPVALSWPAAWAWAALGLSVPSGEMLEGYLYGWVANQLSASVRLLPLGPSRAQVLQQRLLPLIASQAQLLQVADPQQLWSSGVSAGMAQLAHAELYSRLFRS
- the ureG gene encoding urease accessory protein UreG, which codes for MSSKLRLGVAGPVGSGKTALVEALCRRLRDDLQLAVVTNDIYTQEDAQFLTRAGALDPERIRGVETGGCPHTAIREDCSINRAAVAELEAQFPELDLVLVESGGDNLAASFSPELVDLCIYVIDVAAGDKIPRKGGPGITRSDLLVINKIDLAPQVGADLALMEQDTRRMRGDRPWCFTNLHSGEGLEQVLAFLSQQLPNS